From the Pseudomonadota bacterium genome, the window CATTTCTTCACGTTATCAACATATTGAAACCAATGAAGACTTCAACCGTCACAAATACAAATCTCTACATATCAGGTCCTTGCCTGGATTCGTTGATAACTGAATGAAATGATCAAAGTCTTGACAGCGTGTTTTCTGTTCATTTGGATTCCGGGCTTCTTCCTGTAATCCTCAGTCCGGCAACCTCGGCAAAGATGCAGGACTTCAAATGGCATTCAATAGCCCCATCGGAAATTATCGCTTGCTAATAAGTTGCACTTTTCCCATGAAATTGCACTTGACAAACCCATGTGATGCCACTATAATAACATTATACAATTTTGCTTGTGAATCTATCCCTTGATAGAGACGGACAGGCCCTACGAGATCTGAAAAAGTTGGTCTCCCTGAGTTATCGCTCATGCTCTCGGAGGCCTTTTTTATTATCAAGATAAGTCTCCTTGAAGTGATACTCATCATTTCCTGGAGGCTTTTTTATTAATCAAAAAGGAGTGCGGAGGTTTAAAAAAATTATGGAAACTACAAATATTTTTCAATTACTTGGAACCACCGGATCATTAATTATGTGTGCCAGTTCTGTTCCCCAGATTATCAAAACGTACAGGATGAAATGTGCCGATAACCTAAGCGGTTCATATCTGGCTATCTTGATGATAGGAATGACATTGATTCTTCTTTATGCCCTGCATGTTAAGGATATAGTGTTTATCTTTGGGAACGGTATTTCTCTTACTTTAACGGCTGTTCTCATTGTAATGCGCTACAGATACAATATGAAGAAAGGAATCATTACCATTTCCCGGGAGGGGAAGAAATAAAAAAACAAGGAGGATTTACTATGAGCTTTTCAAACAAGCTGGAAAACACTTATCTCAACATCCTGCGTTACGTAATACTAATTGTAGCCACAGTCTCTCTTGTAGCGGTGGTGATAGCTGGCAGCATGGCAATAAACGCAGCATTTTCCTCACCGCCTAAAGAGCCGGAGAAGATCAAATTCGAAGATCGGGCAAATGATTTGAAGAAAGGATTTACCATCGAGAACTTCAAAAAGGACAGCCCGACTAAGACTGAAGTAAAGCCCCAGGCTCCCGATAAGGCATCGGAGGAAAAACAAAAAGACGATTCCTTTCGGACATCGCTCAAAGACAGCATATCCAAGATAGCAGACAACTTCATCATTTACGAAAGAGAGATGCGCAAGGCAGAAATTGATAAGGGAAAGTTAGAAAACTTTATTGCCAATTATCCCCTGAATTCCGGGTTGCGTCGGGAAAAGCAGATTATCACCTTTTACCTTGATACGCTGGCATCGCTGACAGGCGATCTTGCAAGTCATTCGAAAGAAATAGCCAAACTTCCGGAGGAAAAGAGGATTAACTCCGACAGACTGCTGGAATGGCATCTGCAACAGGTTAACAGAGTTGTCGAAACTGTCGATGAGGCCAGAGCACAAAGCGACATTGAGTTCCGTAAGCAGCAGGAGGCTTACGCCGGGAAGAAGGCATCGACCTATACATATATCTCAGCGGCAGGGGGTGCCTTCGGGATATTCTTGATCATCATCATGCTTTTCATAATGGTCAAGATAGAAAGAAATCTGAGACCTCTCCAGCAGATGGCTGATAGCGGGAAAAACGCTTCGGCATGAGCTTTGGGTGCATTGCAGGATTTGGTCAAGTATCGTAAAAGGGATAATATCAAATGACCATCAGGATACCGGAAGAAACCTTTGCTGATAGACTTCTTACCATGATGGGCAAGAAAAGGGTTTTCTGGATACCGGCAGATGTTTACAAAAGATTAGGTCCTTGCATTATTGTGCAGGCAAAAAGAGAATCTTTCTGGAAGGCTCTTGCCAGACCCAAAGGTCAGGAGCCTCCGGAAGGATGGTTTTATAACCTTGAATAGCGCATGAAATTAAAACGGCAAAATTGCCAAAAAGATGCTGACAAAAGTATTTTAAAATTTTATAACAAATATAGGGGGCACTTCAACTGATGGAAGGTAAAAAGGAATTTTACAGAAAAGTTGATTACCTTCTGACCAATGAAGATGGTTTTCACATATATTTCCAAAAGGGGCTAATTAATGATAGGTATTGGTGATAAGTATAAACGGCATAAGGATAATGTTATTGACTTATTTGGCGCCTACAAGGAAAAGCGAGAAGAGGGTATCCGTGACGGGATTCGTGACGGTGTTAATTTCGAGTACTTGGAAAGCCGAATTCATTCATTAATAAATGGGAAATATACCCTTGTTGTAGCTGGTGAAGTAAAAGCAGGGAAATCCACTTTCTTAAATGCCTTGCTTGGCACGGAAATACTTCCGGCTGATGTATTACAGGCAACAAGTACTATTTTAGAAATATTCAAGGCTGACAAATCTTTTTTAAAAATAAAATATGCTTCTGGTCGAGAAGAAGAAATTTATGACGATATCACAACCCTGGAGGCTGATGAGGTTAAAGAAAAACTTTGGGATATATGCTCAATACCCGACCAATATAGGCAAATACCTATAACTTTACTTAATGAAATTATCACATCAGCAGACGAAAAGCCGATTGTAAATGACGATCTCATTAATCATCTTGAAAAAAAATCGGGTATGCATCTAAAGCAGCAAAAAGTTATAATTACTCATTATATTGATAATCACGATAAAATTAATATTCCTATTGAAATTCAGTTTGGGTACCCACTCAGATGGAAATTCGATGAATTACGACTCGTTGATGCACCTGGAGTAAATGCGACAGGTGGTGTTCAGGACATTTCGTTTGACTATTTTAGGAATGCTAACGCAATTCTCTTCGTCCACCCTATAAAACCTGTAGAATCCAAATCATTTAGAGATTTTGTTAAATCAGTAATTCCAGATAGAAATCAAAATACTTTGTTTTTAGTGTTAACACATGCTGGACATCACTTCGAGGAAGTTGATAGATTGCTTAATGAAGCAAGACGGCTTTATCAAGATATTATTCCTGCAGAGCGTATTCTTGCGGTTGATAGTATACTAAAGATAATTCATGATGGCTTGGAAAGCGGGAAAGATCTTAAACAGATTAAAACAGAGTCCACATCAAAAAAACAAGTAATTCCTTTCTTTAGAGAAAAAGCTGAAGATGAAGGCCTCGATCTATCCAAAACATTTTTAAAGTGCTCACGTTTTGAGGAATTGGTCGGTGCAATCGATGACTTTTCGATGAAAGCTCCAAACGATCAGCTTTCGGAAATATTGGATAAAATCAGAGGCGGTTATAACCAACAGTTTGAACAATATAATGGAAAGTTAGAACGTCTGAATATCCAGAAAAGAAATCCGCAAGAGTTCGAAGTTGAGATTAATAGGATTAATGAGGCACTAACTAAATATGAAAACTTGATGCATGTTACTAATAACGAGTTGCATAAACAATTTGAGGGAAGAAATTCAGAATGGGTATCAGAGAAAATTGATCCTTTAGGTAAATATCAGAAGCTTATATTAAATAGCAATACTAAAGAAGCCGTTCGGAAAACATTTGGAGATGCAATAAATGAAATTACCTCAATTAATACAGATTTTTTAAAGTCGCTTACGCAAACGTTGATTTCCAAGTTGGAAACGACAGGCAGAACTTTCAAAGGTCTTTATAAAATTACCTTGCCTACGGTTGATCTTGATGCAATTGAGGCTCAGGCATTAAAAGAGGCATATAAGAAAGAAGATATATATGAGTCAATGACGGAAGGTTTGTTTGAACATTGGAATATCATAAAGCTGAATTGGACCAAGAAAAGCCGAACAAAGCAAGAAAAAGTTGGCGAAGAAGATGTTTATACGGAAGATGATCTCTTAAATTCAATGAAAATTAAATTTCACTTAGAACTTGAAAATATCTTAGATGCATTAAAAGTCAAACCTAAAGAAATTACGGATATTTATCTAATGTTATTTAATAAAGAAATGTTGGAAGAAATAGCTGGGAGAAAGATAGCTCTTGATGAAGAATTGAATAAAAAGAAAAGTAATCAAGAAATCATAAACAACATTTCAGAAATCAATAAAAAAAAAGACGTGATCAAAGAGTATTACTTAAAAAAGATCGAAGAAATACTGGAGGACCTAAAATGATCAAAGATGAAATAAATAAAGATATTTCCGAAGAATTTATAATACTCCGGAAAGAACTCCAGATTTATCTTAGAGATGATTTCTTAATTGATCAAAATCGGCTGTTTCTCCAAAATCACGTACCGCAAAAGATAATCAATAAGGCAGAAATTCTCACCGACACTCTTCTAAATTATTTAATGGAAGAAGCCGTGGCAATTCTTCAAGACGCAGATATCGATATTCAGAATTCTTTTTATAGGGAGGACTTCAGGGGGCGTTTCAGATTATGGGCCGCACAAGTCGAGAATAACCTCCGGTTAGACCCATCAATTGTTGAGTTCAACCGTGACCCGAGATTAATAAATGGACTAATAGCAGGTGGGATTACTTTTATAACCGGCACGGCAGTTACATCTTTGGTATTTGTGCCGACATCAGCAATCGCTGCAATTGTTTCCGGCATCATGATTTTAATTGTCTCTGCAGTTGCATATAAGGTAGCTCATAAAAAAAGCTCTAAGGCTGCCCGTGAAACCATAAAAAGAGATATAGAAAGTTATATAAAAGCATCAGAAATTCAGGTCAGCGAATGGCTGGAAGGTGTTATTAAAGCATTTTCTGATGATTTTGTGTCGTTTTGTCAAAAAAACGGCTTAGAGCATAAAGGTACAATTGCATGAATGAAGTGAAAGAGAAAGATTTTTCAATAGAGCAAGCATATTCAATTCTTATGCCTTGGTGGGGGGATTATCGTCAAGACTTTCCAATTGGATCCAAAACAGAAACTTGTGCTCAGGGCTACCTGGGCAAAGTCTACTTATTTCCTATAAACGAGATAACCGTCCACAGCTCAACAGAAAATATTCAAGAATTCTTAAATTCGCGGTATCAAACTATTCTTGCTGCATCTTATTCTGCCGGTATTTCTGTGGCTACGGTTATAAAGGGTGGCAAGGGGAGAATAAAGGTATTTTTAGGTTTTTTAGCCGATGATAGCGCTAATCAAAAACCAGAATACTTTCAATCCTTATTAAATGGAATTCTTCCGGGCGAGAAGATTAAGTATGACGAAAAGTGTACTATTCCCGAACTGATCTACGAGTTGCCAAATGGCGGTGTAGTAACCGGTATCCCGTCCATGCAGAACAGAGATAAAGATCAGTATTTTAATTTTTCATCGGTTATCAGAAGTATGTATGGTCGTGAGTATGTGTTGATTGTTGCAGCCAATCCAGTCAGTCGTCCTATCATGCAAG encodes:
- a CDS encoding PQ-loop repeat-containing protein, with protein sequence METTNIFQLLGTTGSLIMCASSVPQIIKTYRMKCADNLSGSYLAILMIGMTLILLYALHVKDIVFIFGNGISLTLTAVLIVMRYRYNMKKGIITISREGKK
- a CDS encoding dynamin family protein, coding for MIGIGDKYKRHKDNVIDLFGAYKEKREEGIRDGIRDGVNFEYLESRIHSLINGKYTLVVAGEVKAGKSTFLNALLGTEILPADVLQATSTILEIFKADKSFLKIKYASGREEEIYDDITTLEADEVKEKLWDICSIPDQYRQIPITLLNEIITSADEKPIVNDDLINHLEKKSGMHLKQQKVIITHYIDNHDKINIPIEIQFGYPLRWKFDELRLVDAPGVNATGGVQDISFDYFRNANAILFVHPIKPVESKSFRDFVKSVIPDRNQNTLFLVLTHAGHHFEEVDRLLNEARRLYQDIIPAERILAVDSILKIIHDGLESGKDLKQIKTESTSKKQVIPFFREKAEDEGLDLSKTFLKCSRFEELVGAIDDFSMKAPNDQLSEILDKIRGGYNQQFEQYNGKLERLNIQKRNPQEFEVEINRINEALTKYENLMHVTNNELHKQFEGRNSEWVSEKIDPLGKYQKLILNSNTKEAVRKTFGDAINEITSINTDFLKSLTQTLISKLETTGRTFKGLYKITLPTVDLDAIEAQALKEAYKKEDIYESMTEGLFEHWNIIKLNWTKKSRTKQEKVGEEDVYTEDDLLNSMKIKFHLELENILDALKVKPKEITDIYLMLFNKEMLEEIAGRKIALDEELNKKKSNQEIINNISEINKKKDVIKEYYLKKIEEILEDLK